Proteins encoded within one genomic window of Lampris incognitus isolate fLamInc1 chromosome 1, fLamInc1.hap2, whole genome shotgun sequence:
- the ap3m2 gene encoding AP-3 complex subunit mu-2, producing the protein MIHSLFLINASGDIFLEKHWKSVVSRSVCDYFFEAQERATEPEKVPPVIPTPHHYLISVLRHRIYFVAVIQSEVPPLFVIEFLHRVVDTFQDYFGVCTEAAIKDNVVVVYELLEEMLDNGFPLATESNILKELIKPPTILRTMVNTITGSTNVGEQLPTGQLSVVPWRRTGVKYTNNEAYFDVVEEIDAIIDKSGSTITAEIQGVIDACVKLSGMPDLTLSFMNPRLLDDVSFHPCVRFKRWEAERILSFIPPDGNFRLLSYHVSSQNLVAIPVYVKHNITFREGSSQGRFDLTLGPKQTMGKAVESVLVSSQLPRGVLNTNLNPSQGTYTFDPVTKLLTWDVGKINPQKLPSLKGSMSLQAGASKPDENPTINIQFKIQQMAISGLKVNRLDMYGEKYKPFKGIKYMTKAGKFQVRT; encoded by the exons ATGATCCACAGCTTGTTCCTGATCAACGCCTCGGGGGACATTTTTCTGGAGAAGCACTGGAAGAGCGTGGTCAGCCGCTCTGTGTGTGACTACTTCTTTGAGGCCCAGGAGCGTGCCACTGAGCCGGAGAAGGTCCCGCCGGTGATCCCCACGCCGCACCACTACCTCATCAGCGTGCTCCGGCACCGCATTTACTTTGTAGCTGTCATCCAGAGCGAGGTCCCGCCACTCTTTGTCATTGAGTTCCTGCACAGGGTCGTCGACACTTTCCAG GACTATTTTGGAGTGTGTACTGAGGCTGCCATCAAGGACAATGTGGTGGTGGTGTATGAGTTACTGGAGGAGATGCTGGACAATGGCTTTCCCTTGGCTACCGAGTCCAACATCCTCAAGGAACTTATCAAGCCCCCCACCATCCTTCGTACAATGGTCAACACCATCACAG GCAGCACAAATGTTGGTGAGCAGCTGCCTACAGGCCAGTTATCAGTGGTGCCATGGCGACGCACTGGAGTGAAATATACAAACAATGAGGCCTACTTTGACGTGGTGGAGGAGATTGATGCTATCATTGATAAGTCAG GCTCCACCATCACAGCAGAAATCCAGGGAGTGATTGACGCCTGTGTGAAACTGTCTGGCATGCCTGACCTCACCCTCTCATTCATG AACCCTCGGCTGCTGGATGATGTCAGCTTCCACCCATGTGTGCGGTTCAAACGTTGGGAGGCGGAGCGGATCCTCTCCTTCATCCCCCCTGATGGAAACTTCCGGCTGCTATCGTATCATGTCAGCTCGCAGAA TCTGGTAGCCATCCCAGTATACGTCAAACACAACATCACCTTCCGTGAGGGTAGCTCCCAAGGCCGGTTTGACCTAACCCTCGGCCCCAAGCAGACCATGGGCAAGGCCGTAGAGTCAGTGTTGGTCAGCAGCCAGCTGCCACGTGGGGTCCTCAACACTAACCTCAACCCGTCCCAGGGAACATACACCTTTGACCCTGTCACCAAG CTGCTAACATGGGATGTGGGGAAGATTAATCCCCAGAAGCTGCCCAGTCTGAAGGGCTCCATGAGCCTGCAGGCAGGGGCCTCCAAACCAGATGAGAACCCAACCATCAACATCCAGTTCAAGATCCAACAGATGGCCATCTCAG GGCTGAAGGTGAATCGGTTGGATATGTACGGCGAGAAGTATAAACCTTTCAAAGGCATCAAGTACATGACCAAGGCTGGCAAGTTTCAAGTTCGGACATAG